In Carassius gibelio isolate Cgi1373 ecotype wild population from Czech Republic chromosome B17, carGib1.2-hapl.c, whole genome shotgun sequence, the genomic stretch GTTTAGCAAATTGGGAACTggaatgcataattacatgcaagtagcATACCCTAACCGTATATAgaaagtacatgtagttaattattattactcggtacttaaatatatttttacactgtaataaggacaccttaaaataaagtataaccaAGATTTTACCAAGATATTGTAATttctttttgtatgttttgtcaggattcttagatgaatagaaagttcaaaagaacagcttctATTTGAAGCTTTTTGATTGTAATACTGTAAAAGTCTTTATTATGACTTTTGGTCAGTTGGTCAATTAAATggatcaatattttaaaaaagtatatatactgaccccaaaatttttGAATGTAGGTATGTTTAGCAACATTGAAATAATATGAATGCAGATTTTAATCTGGTTACGGCAGTGAGGTTAATGCAGGgttaatgcatttacattatgCTTACATAATCCaataatattaattcacattattattatgatgcatttgtcattgaaaaaaaaaaatattggtacagaaaccaaaataatatatatgttagATGGCTTAGTTCATTTAGCAATAGATATTTCCTTCAGTCATTTTCACTCTAATTTATGCACATTAAAATGGATTATACAGGTTTTTGTTACTTTCAATGTAccatagagcaaaaaaaaaagaacatcatcTTAAATTTAATAACATTAGAGTTGCCCCATTGCAGTGGCTCAGTACTGTAATCACAAGACGTTCTGCTGTAATAATGCGGTGAACCACTCGTTATATATAAATcttcaaaataaaaactgtgATGAACCTGTTTTCAGAAATATAATTTACGTTTTTTTCGTCTGAAATGTGCAGTGAAAGGGATATTTGCTCTCTTCAAGGTTGAGCAACTGTGCTGTTGTGCGCTCAATCCACTCAGTGTGCTTTATTATCAGCTCGCACACATCAGATATTCAGGCgtgaatattaaatgtttaacattatatGAATACAAATACCTTGTAGACATCAGTTGTCAGTGATTCATTTTCTGAATACGGTACTGTTCACTTCACATGTTATGTAGTATTGGAGCGCAGTATCTAGCCCGGTGAATCGCCACTACATTGTATgaaaaattgtcattttaattagACAGCTCGCTaaatcatttaaagggatagctcacccaaaaataaaaattctgtcattaattactcaccctcatgtcgttccaaacccgtaagaccttcattcatcttcagaacacaaatgaagatatatttgatgattctgagagctctctgaccctcccatagacagcaagggaactaccGCGATCAAGGTCCAGATACGTtgccatgtgacatcagtggttcaactaaAATTTTACCAAGCTACAGGAATACTTTTTGTGGGCAACGTTTCATTTTTGTTCCCTGAAGTCCTGGGCAGTGATAAGAGAAATATAAATTTAAGGAGCAATTATTTCTGAAAGCAGCGTGTTGTGTTTGGCCGTATCAGGGATTTCAGAGAGCCATATCAGGGTGAAGAATAATCTCTCTGTAAACTTCTCTGTCCATCAGATGATGAGAAGAATACTGTGGCCCTCAGCCCTGCCTGCCCTAATACCCAGAATCCTTTTCTGCTGCTGTCCAATGTCTCAACAGTGCTTCCTCCGCTGTCACAGACCAGATCACAACAGCTCACAGCCAGCTTGCAGGCTCAGGTTAGTCAAATGCTTGTAGAACAGAAGGGTTCCTACTTTTCCTTCTGCGACAGATGGACAATTGATGGACAGATCGACATTGGTTTCATCTGAAATTCCAGCTCACTGATTACAGATATCTGTAACCCTCCCATCCCCTGCCATCTGCTTGATGATATACtccaaaatatttaattgacaGTATTCCCACGATCTTGGAAAAGTCATTGAGAATCTAAACTAATCTTGACATGTCTGTGGTGAATGGGTAGTTGACATGTAAAGCTTGAGGGAAGTTGCAGTACTGCATCCAAAACTGTTTGACGTTTTATACAATGCATGCAATATTAATTGTGATAACTTGGAATTTgtgtaattgtaaaaattaatttgcCACGCAACAGTACAATTTAAAATCAAGTCATAAAGGGGAAAAATGAATTatgaaaattaattcataatttcaaAATTACGAAATAACCAAAAGAAACTGCACACGTAATGTCTCTTATGCATTAATAAAATTCTAATTAATAAGTAAACAAAACATGGAAATGTTTTGCATTAAATACTGCCCCAAAAATGTATCTTTTGCTCTAAAATATTAAATTGGCTAGAAATCACATTATAGTTGTAAAATTATTATGCAAAACACTTTATTTAATGAAATTGTCTGAAGCTGTGGGATTTCTGTATATATGCTTAGTCACTGTGGAGAGATCTTCACTGTGTTGTGTGTGTCTTTACACACGTTCATCCTCAAAAATACACACTAATTGCTGTATTTCGCTACTGTCAGCATTGGTCTTTCCAGCTTTTTGCCCAGGCTTTTGATTCATTAACTTTTTACCTCCTTTTTTCTGTCTTCTCCTCTGTCCCTGTTTCTGCCTTTCTGTCCAATCATCCATCTGTCACCTGTATTCTTCCTTCCTCTTTCTATACCTCTCTATATCTATCCCTTCCCTTCATTTTTTTCCAAAGAGCTCAAAGTCATGGGGTTCAAAGCACAAGTCAAGACGGAAATCCAAAAAGCAGAGAAAGTCATCGACAGTATGTAACTTTACCCTGATAACAACACTTAAATAGTGAGGGCGAGCATCTGTGGAccagtttctctctctttctcctaaACTTCAACACTCATCTTAGTTTTTTTTCATACACTCGCTGGTCACTTTTTTAACATCCATTTAAACTGCCTGACTTTACTTTAAgcttgctttcatttttttttattttttggaggtGTTTATAATGCTTGttctgtttgtttagttttttttttttttaccagtgtctttctgtctgttttacaCATCATTGCATGCTGTACAGATGATGGATGTCAGATGCTGTGAATGCcatctcctgtttttttttttttaaatcactgagATATACAGACTTGTgcattaaatgacaataaaatgaaaacatgaattgGCTTAACTTTTTCTCTTTCctgcttctctctgtctctgtttacACAGACCAGTCGAGTACCTGTAGGTCCAACGGTTGCTCATCACAATCTCAATGACCTCATCATGATACATGGCATTCCACTGCAGCAGAGGAACCTGGGAACACTGGACCGAATAGCTCAGTATGAACATTGCAGAAGAAATAAACACAACCTTTACAAATTTGACTGTGTATATTTAGCACTGTAGTTTAGTTTTCTGAATTTGCAGAAATTGGTCCAAACTAGAGTTCAGCTGATGTAGTATTTTACAAGTACATTTAACGAGGTATActcttatactcaccaaagctgcatttctttgaacaaaatacatattttttaaatatttgatttaaaaacaggAATGCAATAATATTAGAGGTTGACCAATAGTGGATTTTAGGACAACCTGAAGCATcgtactttttttcatagtttggctggtcctgcaacttatagtcaggtgcaacttatttataaaaattaatttaaaatgaaccaagagaaaacattaccgtctaaagccgcaagagggcgctctatgctgctcagtgctcctgtagtctacactgaaaacatagagcgccctctcatggctgtagatggtaatgttttctcttggttcttgggtctaaataaatgcgacttatagtccagtgcaacttacatatgtttttttcctcgtcatgacctATTTTtgtactgatgcgacttatacttaggtgcgacttatagtatgAAAAATGTGTTGTCTTTGTGTTGTTTTACAGTACTTAGTCTTTTTATTCAGACCACAGACTCTGGCAGAACATCAATTCTTTTTACATGCTGCCATAGATTGCTTTGCATCTCCAtgacttttttaaatgaatcgcACATCTTTCAATAAtcctatatttatttttctgaccatagGGACTCAGAGGAGAAAGTGTCTCATCGTCCCGGCTCCAGTGTCATTCCTACAAGTAAACCTCGGCCCCGTCGTGCACTGGAACAAAGCACCTCCTCTTTGACCCGCCCCCCTCAGTCTGCACGGCGACGGAACCCACCCCCTCGAACTCTAATGCCATTGTCGTCCAGTGTAACACAGCCCATCACAACTGGCTCCATGGAAGAGGTGGTTAGAGGCACAAGATTGTAAGAGCACCATTCGTTTCAAGTCCTGTATTCTTTGTTTTCTGAAAAGAGGTTCTTTCTTGCAATAgcgtgtgtccgtgtgtgttttAGGACGACCGCCAGTGATCGCTTGGCCTCACCTCCAATGCCTCTCAGTAGAAACACACTCCTCCCTCCCATTGCCACAGGAGACACAGACCACACTTACTCTGGACAGCACTCACGGCCTGTGCAGGTGCTTTTAACACACAACCAGACATTATTCTGTTTAGTAGTTTCATGTGATAGCTAAtcagtatttttagtttttaattaattgtacaATTCTAAATTGCTAATGTGTATTTCTactaaaaagtattttgtttagaagtaaaatgttaaaaagtaaaatgattttcttgtttttgaaagaactctcttatcaataattcatttatttaaaaaaacagtaaaaactatgaaatgtgaaatattattacattttaaatgaactgtatgaatatatttaaaatgtaatttattcctgtagtgGCAAAAGCTATATTCAGCacgcattactccagtcttaagtgtcacatgatcattcagaaatcattgtaatatgctgattatccatgttaaaaacagctgtgctactttgatatttatgtatgtgtgagtgcacaggtgtatttttttaatctatgtataataatacatttaacatatttatattgtatGAGTAATGAgaatatgaattaaatgaaattttaatataaatgtaactattattttatcagttaatgtttattttatttcaaataacaaaatagttaatttttatggttttagtgtTTTTTAACGATGATAACTCACATGTTTGTAGAAGCAAAGAGGTTCGTCGAGTCGTGCGCACAGTGCAGTGACCGACGAGGGTGTCAGTCTGCAGCCCAGAGACAAACTGCACCTGCTGGATGTGTTTTCCAGAccaaacaccacacacacctttAGGGTGAATCTCTCTCCCGCTCATGTTTATACATTACATAAACCTCATCCTGACTCTCatcatttgttttgatttatttgtgtactgatCATGGCAAAACGATCTTTGCAGTCAGACACCCCTTATCGCCGTTCATTCACTGGAATAGACAGCATGGGTCAGGGACGACCTGGCAGAGCGTCTGTTGGTGTAGGTGggtgcatacaaacacacatcgGACCTATAGATGAACATTATAATTCTATAAATTGCCCCATTGACTCCTACTTGGGTGTGTGAGTGCAGATTCTCTGGGAATTGGTGTGACTGGAATCAGTTTGGGCATCAGCAGCTCCTCCTTCATAGACTCATTTTCCCATCATCCCCTTGGCCACTTCCCCATTGAGCATGAGGGGGAGCCAGATGCAAAAGCTCCGCCCCCAGGTCAGTGAGAATCCGTTTTATCCGCTTTATTGCttgatttattttaaggtaaagaAAAACATAATAGTATTTTGTTATTAGAAACTGTGGGAGATTTGTATTTGTTGAAGGAAACACTAGCAGTAGTTTTTGTTCTATGTAAACATTGTGAATGTGGTTATTAATAGTTAAATCATATCAATGACAATTAAATgtctgcttattatttttgtgggaactgattttttttttttttttcagtctcctTGATTTAAcagaacgttcaaaagaacagcatttatttaaaacaggaGCATCTTGTAAGAATGTTACAGTGTttgctgtaacttttgatcagtttaatgcatccttgctaaataaaagtattcatactGGCCCCAATAAAAAccatactgaccctaaacttttgaacgataATGTAAATGCAAGAAAGCAGCCAAATAACAACGTAGCATGCTAATGCTGTCAGTTAGatttttaattatgaatatttatgaaaACTAATTAGCACAACAGATCTTGAAATCAAGTTTGTTTTAGTAGAATTAATTGCATAAAAATGtggaaaagtaaaaaatatagtataatatgaATATCAGAAGCTTTGCATGCAATGTAATAAGATTTATATGCTTGGGCTCCTCAAATGTGCCCTTTCTTAGTActttatatttatgaatattacatattttttttactttaagaatAATGATGAAAGAAAGATATGTAGAAAGGAAGTCATttattattctgatttattaGCAATTTATTATTTAACGTCTATGATTAATCATTAAGTACCATGCTCTAACTAAAATGAGTGCTAAAAGTCTAAACTTTTTCTTAAGATGAAACTTCCTAAAccttacaccgatctcacaggaAATATTCCCTACAGACGTGTGCAGTACATTTGCACTACAAATACCTGTCCCTGAGTTTGCATTTAGAAACTCATCTTGAAAATATAAGATACTGACATGACTGGATTTagcataaaatgtaaaacacattTGGTGAGAAAGCAACCACAAAGAATATAAAATGACCTTTAAATGCATGAACCTAGTGTTCacactttgtctctctctctatcactacACACCTAGTGTCTGTTCCAGCACGTTCCCACAACAGAGGCGGTTCGACGGCACGCAGTAGCAGACCAgggctttaacacacacacacactcacacacacacacacacacaatctccatCACCTTGAACCAAACTCACCTCAGCACTGACGCGACCTTTCTTCAGTACTGACAGATGCTTTATACGTCTGctggactttttttttgtatgacacGCCGTTTGGGGAGTGGACTTTATTTATGAccactgttgttattattagtaatattgtTATTCATGTTGCTGTTTTGAAATTTTTCTAAAACCCTATTTTTGTATATTGGACTATTCAGCTTCATACAGCTGCCAAATACATCTGtagatgtactgtactgtacatgcTGTACTGTATGGAGTAACTACTTTTGGTTTTCCCTAAAGATGGCTCTATGAAGCCATGAAGATGGTTTCTATGCAGGTTCATTCAAGCAGGGTCTTTTAAATTGCCTGAATGTTGCTGCATCGGAGTGCTCAGGACCCTGTTGGATCGTGGAGCCTGCTATAGAATATTATAATATCTATATCCTAGATGGATGTTCCATTGTGATGCAATTCCAATAATCTCATCCACTATCATGGACAATAGGTGTGTAAGAATGCTTTTAATTAAGATTGTGAAGAGTCCAACGGGATGTTACCCTTTGTCTCATGATTCCGTGATCATGTGATGTTCAAGAACATTATAACATTCAAACTGACTCTAAGGTCTTAATCAGTGTAGAACCACTTTGAGCCTGTTTTTCAGAGGGAAACACTAATACACTGAAATTCTGGAAGCACACCTGCAATACGAGAGCGGGCCGGTACAATAGTACAGCCTGCATAATGACGGATGAAAAGAGGATTTAAAGTTTCAGGTTTCTTATTTAAAAACCATTTGTTATTCAGAAAATAAGCCTTTGAGTCCCGTGAGCCATACAGGACTTGGCGAGCGACGGACAGGATggtgtttattaattattacgTGTATAAATAGAAACGCACACAAAGACTGCTGAGTTCAGGGTTTGTTCAAATAAGCGTACTGTAAAAAATCTTCTCTCTTTTTGTCAGCTTATAGTGGATTTAACAGGAATATTATAGGGAAATCTTTCATTTAGCGTTTTAAATGGCCATTTGGTTCTTTTGGTGCCAGGAAATCCTTAAATATTTAACACTGAGTGGTAAAGCACATTTTTGACGTACCGTTTTACTGGCAGAAATTGAATGTGGCTCTTACAGGTTTATAATGTTTGTGTGGCAGCTTCACTGTAACAGCATTTATGGAAATCGTACCGACTCTAACTGAACATTTGTATTTCTCGATTTGATT encodes the following:
- the fam149b1 gene encoding protein FAM149B1 isoform X2 → MISRYSRRPVSHSLEIRGLSRSCLDQHPLPEEADDGTVHPSRLLHNLQEDMSSFSRSEESSASSVRSGCQTLSTDDTAQSWSGIHSYTGTGISTEHSSVFSWGYDEFDKAASRQVQQMFEEIEELLYERKCETQLKGLQEECQDWASRFPHLRILGTQLVCPTDEGFQWYATPAHAPMPSSGGQSNEKTNELYVQGRRAVLCQPTLEVTQPHAMPSSNNGDELPRVIEAEGLIEEYLAFDCRDLDEEWEREYVNRRRRRWLPPVSPYRCRREAALDLLFDDVWCELIGWIEELVRRHWEGFVSDDEKNTVALSPACPNTQNPFLLLSNVSTVLPPLSQTRSQQLTASLQAQTSRVPVGPTVAHHNLNDLIMIHGIPLQQRNLGTLDRIAQDSEEKVSHRPGSSVIPTSKPRPRRALEQSTSSLTRPPQSARRRNPPPRTLMPLSSSVTQPITTGSMEEVVRGTRLTTASDRLASPPMPLSRNTLLPPIATGDTDHTYSGQHSRPVQKQRGSSSRAHSAVTDEGVSLQPRDKLHLLDVFSRPNTTHTFRSDTPYRRSFTGIDSMGQGRPGRASVGVDSLGIGVTGISLGISSSSFIDSFSHHPLGHFPIEHEGEPDAKAPPPVSVPARSHNRGGSTARSSRPGL
- the fam149b1 gene encoding protein FAM149B1 isoform X1 is translated as MISRYSRRPVSHSLEIRGLSRSCLDQHPLPEEADDGTVHPSRLLHNLQEDMSSFSRSEESSASSVRSGCQTLSTDDTAQSWSGIHSYTGTGISTEHSSVFSWGYDEFDKAASRQVQQMFEEIEELLYERKCETQLKGLQEECQDWASRFPHLRILGTQLVCPTDEGFQWYATPAHAPMPSSGGQSNEKTNELYVQGRRAVLCQPTLEVTQPHAMPSSNNGDELPRVIEAEGLIEEYLAFDCRDLDEEWEREYVNRRRRRWLPPVSPYRCRREAALDLLFDDVWCELIGWIEELVRRHWEGFVSDDEKNTVALSPACPNTQNPFLLLSNVSTVLPPLSQTRSQQLTASLQAQSSKSWGSKHKSRRKSKKQRKSSTTSRVPVGPTVAHHNLNDLIMIHGIPLQQRNLGTLDRIAQDSEEKVSHRPGSSVIPTSKPRPRRALEQSTSSLTRPPQSARRRNPPPRTLMPLSSSVTQPITTGSMEEVVRGTRLTTASDRLASPPMPLSRNTLLPPIATGDTDHTYSGQHSRPVQKQRGSSSRAHSAVTDEGVSLQPRDKLHLLDVFSRPNTTHTFRSDTPYRRSFTGIDSMGQGRPGRASVGVDSLGIGVTGISLGISSSSFIDSFSHHPLGHFPIEHEGEPDAKAPPPVSVPARSHNRGGSTARSSRPGL